In Desulfatibacillum aliphaticivorans DSM 15576, a single genomic region encodes these proteins:
- a CDS encoding TIGR04211 family SH3 domain-containing protein: MRRYILAVILLILSGTSLSFADTIYIGDITKINMRSGKGVDYRIIAMLDTGQTVELLEQSDGWAKIRLGDGKEGWVLSRMLTAQEPCGRTLERTQKELARLREAMAELTTENSRLSEENTLLNQENTQNSQTASNLQKEYNSLKADSADFFTVKQQLEAARRETERQKNIAESAEAELKELRRDTRWRWFLSGAAVLLTGIILGGVNRKRKSGSLLR; this comes from the coding sequence ATGAGACGTTATATTTTGGCTGTAATCCTGTTAATCCTGTCCGGAACTTCTCTATCCTTTGCGGACACAATATACATAGGCGATATTACAAAAATAAACATGCGCAGCGGAAAGGGCGTAGACTACCGGATCATCGCCATGCTGGACACGGGCCAGACCGTGGAGCTTCTGGAGCAATCCGACGGCTGGGCCAAGATTCGGCTGGGCGACGGCAAGGAAGGCTGGGTGCTGTCCCGGATGCTCACCGCCCAGGAGCCTTGCGGCCGCACCCTGGAAAGGACGCAAAAGGAGCTGGCCAGGCTTCGGGAGGCCATGGCGGAGCTCACCACGGAAAACAGCCGGCTGTCCGAGGAAAACACCCTCCTGAACCAGGAGAATACCCAAAACAGCCAGACCGCGTCGAATCTTCAAAAAGAATACAACTCCCTCAAGGCGGATTCCGCAGATTTTTTCACGGTTAAACAGCAGTTGGAAGCTGCACGCCGCGAAACCGAGCGGCAAAAGAATATTGCGGAAAGCGCTGAAGCGGAGTTAAAGGAACTCAGAAGGGATACCCGCTGGAGGTGGTTTCTTTCCGGCGCCGCCGTTCTATTGACGGGAATCATCCTGGGCGGCGTAAACAGAAAGCGCAAGTCCGGTTCCCTTTTGCGTTAA
- the nadB gene encoding L-aspartate oxidase produces the protein MEYNFDFLVIGSGVGGLTFALKAAQHGSVAVITKKGITDTSTEAAQGGVASVFSKLDSFDLHIQDTHAAGDGLCDEEVVEMVVKGGPDRIRELIDMGVQFNLKQEKEGEGEPELSLGREGGHSRQRIVHAQDMTGREIERVLVQNVREHDRITVFEDHIAIDLVTYSMRMKRGIVVTSHEEACCGAYVLDSKANEVHTFSGKITLLATGGAGKVYLYTSNPDIATGDGIAMAYRAGARVANLEFVQFHPTCMYHPDAKNFLISEAVRGEGAVLLDSKGNAFMEKYDPQKDLACRDVVARAIDTELKKSGDDSVYLDISHKDAAFVKERFPNIYEKCYSFGVDMTKEPIPVVPAAHYMCGGVATDLDGRTDIARLYVVGETACTGLHGANRLASNSLLEALVYADRASKRAVAELESGALTPYPELLPWDEVGTTDSDEAIMVTANWDEIRRFMWNYVGIVRSNKRLQRAQNRAENIAQEINEYYWDFKITSDLVELRNLALVAKLVIRCAMRRQESRGLHYNIEYPEKNDERWKKNTVLRRPFVN, from the coding sequence ATGGAATACAATTTTGATTTTCTGGTCATCGGCAGCGGGGTGGGAGGCTTGACTTTCGCCCTCAAAGCCGCCCAACACGGGAGCGTGGCCGTCATCACAAAAAAGGGCATCACGGACACAAGCACCGAAGCGGCCCAGGGAGGCGTGGCCTCCGTTTTCAGCAAGTTGGACAGTTTCGACCTTCATATCCAGGACACCCACGCCGCCGGCGACGGCCTGTGCGACGAGGAAGTGGTGGAAATGGTGGTCAAGGGCGGCCCGGACCGCATTCGCGAACTCATCGACATGGGAGTTCAGTTCAACCTCAAGCAGGAAAAGGAAGGCGAAGGAGAACCCGAGTTGAGCCTGGGCCGCGAGGGCGGCCATTCCCGTCAGCGCATCGTCCACGCCCAGGACATGACCGGTCGGGAAATCGAACGGGTCCTGGTGCAAAACGTCCGCGAGCACGACCGCATCACGGTTTTTGAAGACCATATCGCCATCGACCTGGTCACCTACTCCATGCGTATGAAGCGCGGCATTGTGGTTACCTCTCACGAGGAAGCCTGCTGCGGCGCCTACGTCCTGGACTCCAAAGCCAACGAGGTCCACACATTTTCCGGCAAGATCACCCTGTTGGCCACCGGCGGCGCGGGCAAGGTGTATTTGTACACCTCCAACCCGGACATCGCCACCGGCGACGGCATCGCCATGGCTTACCGGGCCGGAGCAAGGGTGGCCAACCTGGAATTCGTCCAGTTCCATCCCACGTGCATGTATCACCCGGACGCCAAGAACTTCCTCATTTCCGAGGCGGTGCGCGGCGAGGGCGCGGTCCTTTTGGATTCCAAGGGTAACGCCTTTATGGAAAAATACGATCCCCAAAAAGACCTGGCCTGCCGCGACGTGGTGGCCCGCGCCATTGACACGGAGCTGAAGAAAAGCGGCGACGACTCGGTTTACCTGGACATCTCCCACAAGGACGCAGCTTTTGTAAAAGAGCGTTTTCCCAATATTTACGAAAAATGCTACTCCTTTGGGGTGGACATGACCAAAGAGCCCATCCCGGTCGTTCCTGCAGCCCATTATATGTGCGGCGGCGTGGCCACCGACCTGGACGGCAGAACCGACATCGCCCGCCTTTATGTGGTGGGGGAAACCGCCTGCACGGGCTTGCACGGCGCCAACCGGCTCGCCAGCAACTCCCTTTTGGAGGCCCTGGTTTATGCGGATCGCGCCTCCAAACGGGCCGTTGCGGAGCTGGAATCCGGCGCCCTGACGCCTTATCCCGAGCTCCTCCCCTGGGACGAAGTCGGGACCACGGACAGCGACGAGGCCATTATGGTCACGGCCAACTGGGACGAAATCCGCCGGTTCATGTGGAATTACGTGGGCATTGTGCGCTCCAACAAGCGTTTGCAGCGCGCCCAGAACCGGGCCGAAAACATCGCCCAGGAGATTAACGAATATTATTGGGATTTTAAGATTACCTCGGATCTGGTGGAGTTGAGGAATCTGGCCCT
- a CDS encoding DUF1178 family protein, producing MDFLEQPLQSNLSAMIIFDLQCINGHVFEGWFDDLESLEDQLSRKLVSCPVCDSTEAVRVPSTFGIKTSSSQYREQAPPPQLNEEQIIKQLTEYVDKNFDNVGSKFTDEALKIHYGASEPRNIRGTSTKAQEELLAKEGVNFVKFPMPAAPKNDTDA from the coding sequence ATGGATTTTTTAGAACAACCTTTGCAAAGCAATTTGTCAGCCATGATTATTTTTGACCTGCAATGCATTAATGGACACGTTTTCGAGGGATGGTTCGACGACCTGGAATCCCTGGAAGACCAGTTGTCCAGAAAACTCGTGAGCTGCCCGGTTTGCGATTCCACGGAAGCAGTGCGCGTGCCTTCGACCTTTGGAATCAAGACTTCCTCCAGCCAGTACAGGGAACAGGCTCCGCCGCCGCAGTTGAACGAGGAGCAGATCATCAAGCAATTGACTGAATATGTAGATAAAAACTTTGATAATGTGGGAAGCAAGTTTACGGATGAGGCCCTGAAAATCCACTACGGAGCCTCCGAACCCCGCAACATCCGCGGCACCAGCACCAAGGCCCAGGAAGAGCTCCTGGCCAAGGAAGGGGTGAACTTCGTCAAGTTCCCCATGCCCGCCGCCCCCAAAAACGATACGGACGCTTAA